One Coffea arabica cultivar ET-39 chromosome 5e, Coffea Arabica ET-39 HiFi, whole genome shotgun sequence DNA segment encodes these proteins:
- the LOC113687842 gene encoding uncharacterized protein, whose product MTKMGQIVKRKKKGRPSKADLAKRRSVGEDASAPERELRRSHRQRNVRYTFDFDDYLDDDELFEGFDDEEDERRREKKLKLLLKLQTSRETTTTESTPSETRRASHAPAASQSSSDLAGDGSYNKPSKKRKMSDSLARGRSRQGVNEEAEAEAEVDEEDENDDVDDDDNENVEDDEVVKGGGKADEPKGVEDSAPGTPTEAPSGLPLPEKKTLELILDKLQKKDIYGVYAEPADPEELPDYHEVIEHPMDFTTARNKLGNGSYANLEQFESDVFLISSNAMQYNGPDTIYHKQARAIQELAKRKFQKIRLGIERSDELKSDQKTRLNSVVKKQIRKPISRTLQDPVGSDFSSGATLATNGDIQNGSSAAQVGGSERASSVDRLEVPPVIDNSIDKAEELLPGKRPLAKIERKQSLNDENRRATYNLSTQPVASFDSVFSTFDGESKQLVSVGLYADHSYARSLARFAATLGPVAWRIASKRIEQALPSGSKFGRGWVGEYEPLPTPVLMLENCTLKEPPFFTKIEQTVVTRKQEKMPTKPVSSRENIVTEPCVDKLVKAAPSYKDSTVQRKSAFFGSTVIKPTACSSPSISLPAKEQAVRVLEGRSFFGSANKTTFSASSGFQQQNSQPRNFTEPEKRFLKEVELNGPPSGSQTAADFVVERQILNSSDIPGSRSKDMVPKNKSLLLSGSFKQSNLNGVAVGGLPNGKVNNIDSNKKSSSASDLAKGATYFPHAQDQGLTDPVLLMKMLTEKAQNQQKSSNQSPVDSGPVLSPALPLRKEDSGNAAAAAARAWMSIGAGGFRPAGENTGLHKNQISADSLYNPARDLQSQVSRFRGDPPPYAMHLQPDKNNFPFHPFVPQPTRIGSDVQFHNQPMVYPQLVTADLSRFQVQSPWQPISPQWQPMQKQESLPPDLNVSFQSSGSPGRPASSVLVDSQQPDLALQL is encoded by the exons ATGACAAAGATGGGGCAGATcgtgaagaggaagaagaaagggaGACCATCCAAGGCAGATCTCGCTAAACGACGCAGCGTAGGTGAGGATGCATCGGCGCCGGAGCGTGAGCTTCGGAGAAGTCACCGTCAACGGAACGTGAGGTACACCTTCGATTTCGATGATTACCTCGACGACGACGAGTTATTCGAGGGCTTCGATGATGAGGAAGACGAGCGGCGGCGGGAGAAGAAGCTCAAGCTCCTTCTTAAGCTCCAGACTAGCAGAGAAACCACCACCACTGAGTCGACTCCGAGTGAGACTCGGCGTGCGTCACACGCGCCTGCAGCTTCTCAGTCGTCGTCGGACCTCGCCGGTGATGGGAGTTATAATAAGCCGTCGAAGAAGAGGAAAATGAGCGACAGCCTCGCTCGCGGCCGCAGCCGCCAAGGCGTCAATGAAGAAGCTGAAGCCGAGGCAGAGGTAGATGAGGAAGATGAAAATGATGACGTGGATGATGACGATAATGAAAATGTTGAGGATGATGAG GTTGTTAAAGGTGGTGGAAAAGCTGATGAGCCGAAAGGGGTGGAGGACTCTGCTCCAG GGACGCCTACTGAAGCTCCTTCTGGGTTGCCATTGCCAGAAAAGAAGACGTTGGAATTAATTCTTGACAAGCTTCAAAA GAAGGACATTTATGGTGTTTACGCAGAGCCTGCTGATCCTGAGGAG TTACCTGATTACCATGAAGTTATTGAGCATCCTATGGACTTTACCACCGCGAGGAACAAGCTGGGAAATGGATCATATGCAAACTTGGAACAATTTGAG AGTGATGTTTTCCTTATTAGCTCGAATGCGATGCAATACAATGGACCAGATACCATATATCATAAACAG gcTCGCGCCATCCAAGAGCTGGCAAAaaggaaatttcagaaaataagACTTGGCATTGAACGGTCGGACGAACTCAAATCAGACCAGAAGACAAGATTAAACTCTGTTGTTAAGAAGCAAATAAGGAAGCCAATCAGCCGGACATTGCAGGACCCTGTGGGGTCTGATTTCTCATCTGGTGCCACACTTGCAACCAATGGAGATAttcaaaatggttcaagtgCAGCTCAGGTTGGTGGATCTGAGAGGGCTAGCAGTGTTGATAGGCTTGAGGTTCCACCTGTCATTGACAACAGCATAGACAAAGCAGAAGAATTGCTGCCGG GGAAGCGACCTCTGGCTAAGATTGAGAGAAAACAATCATTGAATGATGAGAATCGTCGTGCAACTTATAACTTGTCTACTCAGCCTGTTGCCAGCTTCGATTCTGTATTTTCAACTTTTGATGGAGAAAGCAAGCAGCTAGTTTCT GTGGGTCTTTATGCGGATCATTCTTATGCTAGGAGCCTGGCCAGATTTGCAGCAACTCTTGGACCTGTTGCTTGGAGAATCGCTTCCAAGAGAATTGAGCAGGCTCTGCCTTCAGGATCCAAATTTGGTCGTGGGTGGGTTGGAGAATATGAGCCACTTCCAACACCTGTGCTAATGCTTGAAAATTGCACTCTTAAGGAACCACCCTTTTTTACCAAGATTGAACAGACAGTTGTCACTAGAAAGCAGGAGAAAATGCCAACGAAACCTGTTTCTTCCAGGGAGAACATTGTTACTGAACCTTGTGTGGACAAATTGGTGAAAGCAGCACCTTCTTACAAGGACTCCACTGTGCAGAGGAAATCAGCATTTTTTGGTTCTACAGTAATTAAACCAACTGCCTGTTCTAGCCCCAGTATCTCACTTCCGGCTAAAGAGCAAGCTGTTAGGGTTTTGGAGGGGAGATCTTTTTTTGGTTCTGCAAACAAAACTACTTTTTCAGCTTCTTCTGGTTTTCAGCAGCAAAATTCACAACCAAGAAATTTCACTGAGCCTGAGAAAAGGTTTCTGAAGGAGGTTGAACTGAATGGTCCACCCTCAGGCAGTCAAACTGCTGCTGATTTTGTTGTAGAGAGGCAGATTTTGAATAGTTCTGATATACCAGGTTCAAGGTCGAAGGACATGGTTCCGAAGAACAAAAGTCTCTTGCTCTCTGGATCTTTTAAACAATCAAATCTTAATGGAGTGGCTGTTGGTGGACTGCCCAATGGAAAAGTAAATAATATAGATAGCAATAAAAAGTCTAGTTCGGCATCTGACTTGGCCAAAGGGGCGACATATTTTCCTCATGCACAGGATCAGGGTTTAACAGATCCAGTCCTGTTGATGAAAATGTTAACTGAGAAGgctcaaaatcaacaaaagTCATCTAATCAGTCCCCAGTTGACAGTGGTCCAGTTTTGTCTCCAGCTCTTCCATTGAGAAAAGAAGATTCAGGCAATGCTGCTGCAGCTGCTGCTCGTGCATGGATGTCTATAGGGGCTGGAGGATTTAGACCAGCTGGGGAAAACACAGGCCTCCATAAGAACCAGATATCTGCTGATTCATTGTATAACCCTGCTCGTGATCTTCAGTCCCAGGTTTCAAGATTTCGTGGGGACCCTCCACCATATGCGATGCATTTGCAGCCTGACAAGAACAATTTtccatttcatccctttgtgcCTCAACCTACTAGAATAGGCAGTGATGTGCAGTTCCATAATCAACCAATGGTTTATCCTCAATTAGTGACTGCTGACTTGTCTAGGTTCCAGGTGCAGTCTCCATGGCAGCCTATTAGTCCACAATGGCAGCCAATGCAGAAACAGGAATCACTGCCTCCAGACTTGAATGTTAGTTTCCAGTCATCAGGGTCTCCTGGTAGACCAGCTTCAAGTGTTCTGGTTGATTCTCAGCAGCCAGACCTGGCATTGCAGCTTTAA